A region of Gracilinanus agilis isolate LMUSP501 chromosome 3, AgileGrace, whole genome shotgun sequence DNA encodes the following proteins:
- the BCHE gene encoding cholinesterase isoform X2: MHSIGTSAPILFLLSFLLLCTLIRKSQTEEDIIITTKKGKVKGLQLPVLGGSVTVFLGIPYAEPPIGRLRFRKPRPRSKWSDIWDATKYSNSCYQNTDDHFPEFSGSEMWNPNTELSEDCLYLNVWVPALKPKNATVMIWIYGGGFQSGTSSLHVYDGKFLARVERVIVVSMNYRVGALGFLALPGNSEAPGNMGLFDQQLALQWVQENIASFGGNPKSVTLFGESAGSASVNLHILSPKSHPLFTRAILQSGSANAPWAAITPSEARNRTLHLAKSLSCSRGNETELIKCLRNKNPQEILEHENVILSSGYLKINFCPTVDGDFLTDMPDSLIQRGDFKQTPILVGVNKNEGTSFLVYGAPGFSKDNDSMITQKEFQEGIKEFFPGVSDLGMESIQFHYTGWSDDQIPENFRDAMDDIIGDYNFKCPALEFAKKFSERGNDVFFYHFEHRSSKNAWPEWMGVMHGYEIEFVFGLPLERRVNYTKAEEILSRSIMKSWSSFAKYGYFILGDNWLAT; the protein is encoded by the coding sequence ATGCACAGCATTGGAACTTCTGCACCCATCCTATTTCTTCTTAGTTTTCTATTACTCTGCACCCTTATCAGGAAATCTCAAACTGAAGAAGACATCATCATTACAACCAAGAAAGGAAAAGTCAAAGGGCTGCAACTCCCAGTTCTTGGAGGCTCAGTGACAGTGTTTCTTGGTATTCCCTATGCAGAGCCTCCTATTGGTCGACTCCGATTCCGAAAGCCACGGCCCCGGAGCAAGTGGTCTGATATTTGGGATGCCACCAAATATTCCAACTCTTGCTATCAAAACACCGATGATCACTTTCCTGAATTTTCAGGATCTGAGATGTGGAATCCAAACACGGAACTTAGTGAAGACTGTTTGTATCTTAATGTTTGGGTTCCAGCTCTGAAACCCAAAAATGCAACAGTCATGATCTGGATCTATGGAGGTGGTTTTCAGTCTGGGACATCATCTTTACATGTTTATGATGGCAAATTTCTGGCTCGAGTTGAAAGAGTAATTGTGGTTTCAATGAACTATAGAGTGGGTGCCCTTGGATTTTTGGCTTTGCCAGGAAATTCAGAGGCCCCAGGAAATATGGGATTATTTGATCAGCAGCTGGCTCTTCAGTGGGTTCAGGAAAATATAGCAAGTTTTGGTGGGAATCCTAAAAGTGTAACTCTATTTGGAGAGAGTGCGGGGTCTGCTTCAGTCAATTTacatattctttctcctaaaagtCACCCATTATTTAcaagagccattctccaaagTGGGTCTGCGAATGCCCCATGGGCAGCAATAACACCTTCAGAGGCTAGAAACCGAACATTGCATTTAGCAAAATCCCTTAGTTGTTCCAGAGGAAATGAGACTGAGCTAATTAAATGTCTTCGAAATAAAAATCCTCAGGAAATACTAGAGCATGAAAATGTCATTCTTTCCTCTGGTTATCTAAAAATCAATTTTTGTCCAACTGTGGATGGTGACTTTCTCACAGATATGCCAGACAGCCTCATCCAGCGGGGGGATTTTAAACAAACACCCATATTAGTGGGAgttaataaaaatgaaggaaCATCATTTTTGGTCTATGGGGCTCCAGGATTCAGTAAAGATAATGACAGCATGATAACTCAAAAGGAATTCCAAGAGGGAATAAAAGAGTTTTTCCCAGGAGTGAGTGATCTAGGAATGGAATCCATACAGTTTCACTACACTGGCTGGTCAGATGACCAGATTCCTGAAAATTTCCGTGATGCAATGGATGATATCATTGgagattataattttaaatgcccTGCTTTGGAGTTTGCCAAAAAATTCTCTGAACGAGGGAATGATGTGTTTTTCTACCATTTTGAGCATCGGTCATCCAAAAATGCTTGGCCAGAATGGATGGGAGTCATGCATGGTTATGAAATCGAATTTGTTTTTGGCTTACCTCTGGAAAGAAGAGTTAATTACACAAAAGCAGAAGAAATTCTGAGCCGCTCCATTATGAAAAGTTGGTCCAGTTTTGCAAAATATGG